The sequence TGATCGACCGACTCCGACAGGACGACGCATACTGATGCGCGCGTTGCTCGATGTGAACGTGCTGATCGCGCTGTTTGATGCGGATCACATCTCGCACCACGCCGCTGTCGGCTGGTTTTCGGCGAATGCGGTCAATGGCTGGGCCTCGTGTCCCATCACGCAGAACGGGTGTGTGCGAATCATGAGTCATCCGGGCTACCCCGGCGCACATGCCGTCGTGGACATCGTCGCGAAGCTGCGTCGTGCAAGCCTCGAGTCCGTTCATGAGTTTTGGGCTGACGACGTCAGCGTACTCGACGATCAGTTGATCGACACCACTCGCATTCACGGACCGCGGCAATTGACCGATGTCTACTTGCTGGCGCTTGCTGTGCGCCACGGCGGTGCACTGGTCACGTTCGACCGATCGATTGCCGTCGACGCCGTACGCGGGGCCTCCGCCGCCTCGTTGGTCGTGCTCTGACGATCTCGAGCGCGCGCTTGGCTTCCCACGGCGATGTGCGTCGGCGGGCACGGATGATGCTTAGAAGTGGCGCGCTCGATCCACTTCGCCCACTTCCCTCGAGGCATCACCATGGAACTCGCATCACTGCACGAGCTGTACGTTGAAGGACTTCGCGACCTGTACAGTGCCGAGCATCAGATCCTGAAGGCGTTGCCCAAGTTGCATAAAGGCGCGACCAATCCGAAAGTCAAAGACGCGTTCGCCACGCACCTCGCGCAGACCGAAGAGCATGTCCTTCGGCTGGAAGAGATCTTCACCGAGCTCGGTATCAGCCCGAAGGGAAAGCATTGTAAGGGTATGGAAGGGCTCGTGGCCGAAGGAGCCGATCTCCTCAAGGAAGATGCGAATCCCGAGGTGCTCGACGCTGGTCTGATCTCGAGTGCTCAGCATGTCGAGCACTACGAGATGGCCGGGTACGGCACCGCGCGTACGTATGCGCAGCTACTCGGCTTTTCGAAACAGGCTGAACTGCTGCAGCAGACGCTCGATGAAGAGCAGGCCACCGATCTGTTGTTGACCGAACTCGCGCTCTCTGTGAACGTCGATGCCATCGTGCCTGACGAGGAAGCAGCAGAGAAGTCGCGATGAGCAAGCTGTTACGCGGCGTCGCCGCCGGATGGGGCGCGAAAAAGCTCGGCGGTGGTTGCTTCTCCACGATCCTGATCTTCGCGCTGTTGTGGTGGCTGCTCGGCAGCTTTGATATTTTCCGCTAGACACGTGCTACGTCGACGTCAGATCCGCAGCACGCCGCGGAATCCTCGCGCGGCGTAGTACGACGAGGCGCCGTTGTGGTACACGAACACGGAGTCGTACCGACGATCACAGAAGAGGGCACCGCCGAGCTTGCGAATAGGGCTCGGCGTGCTGATCCAGCTCGACGTTTTGAGATCGAATTCGCCCAGCTGCTGAAGGGCGCGGTACTGCGCTTCCGTGAGTAGCTCGATGCCCATGTCGGCGGCCATCGCCATGGCGCTGGTGGCCGGTTTGTTCTCCTTCCGGGAGTCGAGCGCTCGCTGGTCGTAGCAGCAGCTCCGGCGACCGAATGGGCTTTCCGGCGCGCAATCGCAGAATGTGTATCCGGCGGACGTGTCGTCGATGCGCACCACATCAGGCTCGCCGCCGGTCTCCTCCATCTTGCGCAACGAGAGCAAGGCGGCGGGCTTGGCGTCGAGTCTGGCCAGCACGTCCGCCCACAAGACGCCGGGATGACGGTGCATGTGGCGCTCGAATCGCGCCTGCAGGGCGTGTAGAGGGGCGTCCCGCTCTTTTGCGTTCATGGTGTTTTTGGGGGCGTGTCGCTGTCCACTTTCGGTGAGCTGGCTGTCCTGAATCGAGGATACCGGACGACGCGGCGCAAGGAGGTGCGGCAGTCAAGTTGTTGTGATACAACGCACTTCGCCGCGCAACAGTTGAGGTACGAATCCTGCACCTCATGGCGAGCATGAGGTCCGTTCGTGTCCCTGCTGGTTCCCTTGTCGGAGCGGCACCATGTCCCGTGCTTCGTACGTCCCACTGCTGGCGCTGTCACTGGCCACCGCTGCTCCCCTCGCGCCGCTCACCGCGCAGGTCGTTGTGCCGCAGCTGAACACCACGTTCGACGCGACGCGGTATTCAGAGAGCCAGCTCGACAATCTGGTTGGTCCGATTGCCTTGTACCCGGACGCGCTGCTGGCGCAGGTACTGGTGGCCGCCACCTTTCCCGATCAGGTCGCGGACGCGGCACAGTGGGTCCGTGAGCACGGTACGGCTGCCATCGACGATCAGCCCTGGGATGTGAGCGTAAAATCGGTCGCCCATTATCAGTCGGCGCTCAACATGATGGCCGACAAGGGCGACTGGACAGCCACACTCGGTCGAGCGTACGCGTATCAGTCGAGCGAGGTCATGGCGGCCGTGCAGCGCATGCGTCGCCTGGCCGATACGCAGGGCAATTTGGTGACGACATCACAGCAGCAGGTGGTGCGCGAGTCGAACAATTATGTCATTGTGCCGGCGCAGCCGCGGGTGATCTACGTGCCGGTGTACGACCCCGTGCTGGTGTATACGCGACCGATTTTTGCCACCGGATTCTCCAGCCGGTATTGGTCGTTCGGTGTGGGTTTCCCCATCGGTGGCTGGCTGAACTACGATCTCGACTGGGGTCGCAGCTCGGTGTACTACAACGGCTGGGATGACCGGTATGTAGCGTGGGGCGGTGGATGGCGCGCGCGTTCGTGGCCGTTCATCCAGGTTACAAACATCTACATCAGCCCGCGCTACCGCGATGTGTACGTGAATCGCGACATCCGCTATCGCGTGGTCGATTACCGCAACGTGGATCGCTATGCCGGCTATCACCGCGACGTGTACTTCGACTCGCGTCGTGATGGCAATCGCGATGGATACCGCGATGGATACCGCGATGGACGCGGCGATGGACGCGGCGATGGACGCACGCGTGAGGTCACCAACGGCGTGAGCATCTACCGCACCGCGCAGCCGCGTTCGGAAGGCGGTTCGGCATCGCCGGAGGGATATCGCAACGGACTGCCGCAACGTGACGCGGACCGGCGCGACGAAGGTCGGAGTGACGCGACACGAGGTGATGCGAATCGTGGTGGATCGCGCGGCAACGGCGTGATGCTGGGGCAGCCGATGGCGACCGAACGTCGGCGAGAGCCGATGGCACCAACGGTGACGGCGGATACACGGTCGAGCGAGTCGCGTGGCAACGAGTCGGGTGGCAACGAGTCGCGTGGCAACGAGGCGCGTGGCAACGACGCACGTCGGGGCGAGGGCCGGGTCGAGCGTGCTCCGCAGCCACGTGGACCAGAGCGCGAGGCTCGGCAGGCGCCACCGCCGTCCGCACCGCAATCGGCACCGCAGGCCCGCTCGCCGGAGCCGCGCAGTGCTCCGACGCGTGCGGCGCAGCCAAGGAATCCGTCCGACGGCAACCGTGGCAGCCGCGAGCGCCGGGGACAGTAGCGGGGCTCTGCCACGCGCTCCGCTATCGCAGACGCGTTTGATATCCGTCGCCGACATACATGCGGGTCACCGCGCCGTTCTCCTCAACAAAGCGCACCACCTCTCCAATGGCGCTGCCGCCGCCGGGTGCCATGAGGCGAAAGCGGCCGCCACCGAGTGGCTCGAGGGAGGACGGCGTGCCGATGGTGGTCGACGTGGGCGAGATCATGGCCAGCTTGTCGTTCAGCAGCACCACCCGCGAGTCGCCCATCGCGCTGCGATACCACCCGGCAAAGCGCGCCCACGATGGATCCCACGCCACAGTCTGCGCTCGCGCTGGCGCGGCTTTCGCGACGGCCGCCCCGACCGTCGCGATGAGCTGCTCGGCGATCTGCCGCGGATCGGAGTCGTTGGTGTTCGTGAGGACAATGACGCCAACTTTGTCGTTCAGCTGAAAGAGCGTGTGTGTCGTATTGCCCGGATAGCCACCGCCGTGGCCGACCCAGGTGCGGTTGTCGACACGGATGAAGTCGAAGCCCAGCCCACTGCCACTCTGCCACGTTTCATCCACGGCCCGCACGCGATGCATCTCGCGCCATGAACCCGTGCTGAGAATCTGCGCGCCGGCGCGAGTGCCACGTCGGAACTGCGCCGAGACGAACTTCGCGAGATCGTCCACGTTCGATGACATGCCCGTGGCGGCCGCCATCCCGCGCGCGTCCACGAAGGGCAGCACATCGCGCGATCCGTCGGGCAGGCGACGCATGTACGGTACGGTAAGTCCCAACACATTCTGATCGACGCTGGTGGCGCTCATCCCGAGTGGCGTGAGCATTTGCTGCTGCACGTACGCCGCCCATTTCTGTCCGGTGATCTGCTCGACCACCAGCCCGGCCACGGCGAATGCCAGATTGGAATACTTCCATCGCACGTTCGGGGCGAACGCCGCCTGACGGTCGCTGTACAGTCGCTTGAGTTCCTCTTCCGTAGGGAAGTTGAAGGTCGTCCAGTGATCACCGGCCTCACGCTGCAATCCGGACGTGTGTGACAGCAGCTGTTCGATGGTGATGACGCCATCGTCATCACCCGCCGGCTTCGCCTTGAACCAGGGTAGATACTTCTCGACGGGATCGTCGAGTCGAATTTTCCCTTCTTCGCGCAGCTGCATGATCGCAATCGCCGCGAACATCTTGCTGTGCGACGCGATGCGGAATTTCACCTGCGGTGTCATGGGCACACGGTTCTTCACATCGGCGAAGCCGAAGCCTTGCGACCACACCAGCTGTTGGTCGTACACTACGCCCACGGCGACACCGGGTATCCCGCGGAAAGCGAGCTGTCCTTCCATCCATGCCGAGAAGAGCCGTTCGGCAGCGAGTACCTCGGCGTTCGTGGCCAGCGTGCCAGGCGCCGGTGCGATACTCTGTGTGTGCGCGTTCGGCGCGACCGTCAGTAGCGAGAAGAGGAACGCCGT is a genomic window of Gemmatimonas sp. containing:
- a CDS encoding TA system VapC family ribonuclease toxin, whose amino-acid sequence is MRALLDVNVLIALFDADHISHHAAVGWFSANAVNGWASCPITQNGCVRIMSHPGYPGAHAVVDIVAKLRRASLESVHEFWADDVSVLDDQLIDTTRIHGPRQLTDVYLLALAVRHGGALVTFDRSIAVDAVRGASAASLVVL
- a CDS encoding ferritin-like domain-containing protein, with protein sequence MELASLHELYVEGLRDLYSAEHQILKALPKLHKGATNPKVKDAFATHLAQTEEHVLRLEEIFTELGISPKGKHCKGMEGLVAEGADLLKEDANPEVLDAGLISSAQHVEHYEMAGYGTARTYAQLLGFSKQAELLQQTLDEEQATDLLLTELALSVNVDAIVPDEEAAEKSR
- a CDS encoding DUF4256 domain-containing protein — encoded protein: MNAKERDAPLHALQARFERHMHRHPGVLWADVLARLDAKPAALLSLRKMEETGGEPDVVRIDDTSAGYTFCDCAPESPFGRRSCCYDQRALDSRKENKPATSAMAMAADMGIELLTEAQYRALQQLGEFDLKTSSWISTPSPIRKLGGALFCDRRYDSVFVYHNGASSYYAARGFRGVLRI
- a CDS encoding DUF3300 domain-containing protein; amino-acid sequence: MSRASYVPLLALSLATAAPLAPLTAQVVVPQLNTTFDATRYSESQLDNLVGPIALYPDALLAQVLVAATFPDQVADAAQWVREHGTAAIDDQPWDVSVKSVAHYQSALNMMADKGDWTATLGRAYAYQSSEVMAAVQRMRRLADTQGNLVTTSQQQVVRESNNYVIVPAQPRVIYVPVYDPVLVYTRPIFATGFSSRYWSFGVGFPIGGWLNYDLDWGRSSVYYNGWDDRYVAWGGGWRARSWPFIQVTNIYISPRYRDVYVNRDIRYRVVDYRNVDRYAGYHRDVYFDSRRDGNRDGYRDGYRDGRGDGRGDGRTREVTNGVSIYRTAQPRSEGGSASPEGYRNGLPQRDADRRDEGRSDATRGDANRGGSRGNGVMLGQPMATERRREPMAPTVTADTRSSESRGNESGGNESRGNEARGNDARRGEGRVERAPQPRGPEREARQAPPPSAPQSAPQARSPEPRSAPTRAAQPRNPSDGNRGSRERRGQ
- a CDS encoding serine hydrolase domain-containing protein — translated: MTTRHHFRIYTAFLFSLLTVAPNAHTQSIAPAPGTLATNAEVLAAERLFSAWMEGQLAFRGIPGVAVGVVYDQQLVWSQGFGFADVKNRVPMTPQVKFRIASHSKMFAAIAIMQLREEGKIRLDDPVEKYLPWFKAKPAGDDDGVITIEQLLSHTSGLQREAGDHWTTFNFPTEEELKRLYSDRQAAFAPNVRWKYSNLAFAVAGLVVEQITGQKWAAYVQQQMLTPLGMSATSVDQNVLGLTVPYMRRLPDGSRDVLPFVDARGMAAATGMSSNVDDLAKFVSAQFRRGTRAGAQILSTGSWREMHRVRAVDETWQSGSGLGFDFIRVDNRTWVGHGGGYPGNTTHTLFQLNDKVGVIVLTNTNDSDPRQIAEQLIATVGAAVAKAAPARAQTVAWDPSWARFAGWYRSAMGDSRVVLLNDKLAMISPTSTTIGTPSSLEPLGGGRFRLMAPGGGSAIGEVVRFVEENGAVTRMYVGDGYQTRLR